In Candidatus Babeliales bacterium, the DNA window TTTTTTAGCGACAACAGAACTTTTTTTTGCCTCTACTTTAGTTTGCAAAGACTGCTTAGCAAGTAAACGTTTCTTGCGTAATTCTTCTTTTTTTTGTCGTTGATAAGACTCATAATCCATCACCTTTGATTTTGTTTGTGATAATGTGTTTCTTTTTTTACGGCCTAGGTCAGAATTATCAACGTGCTTTTGTAATGGCATTAAAACATATGTTTGACCTGATTGTGCTAGTGATATAGAAAATGTATCTCGTTTTTGGCTCAACATCGAACTCAGGATGACACATCCAAAAATCATCAGATGCGCGCACAGCACAAGAAAGATTAACTGCCCTAAAAAAAGTTGTCGCTGTGAAAAACATGAACATATTTTCTTAGAAAGCGCGCTTAGTCGCAAGTGCAACATACTTGACGCCTCCAGAAACTTTAATCGTATCGACTAAATCAATGACAGCTCCGTACGGCACAGATTGATCAGCTTTCACAAAAACGATTTCTTCTTTATCTTTTTTCACAAGAACTTTCAGTTCTTTTAAAATTCCATCAAGTGAGTATGGCTGACCATTTAAATAAATTTTTCTCTGTTTATCAATGTACACCGTTAAATCTTGCTGGCTGTGAGATTGAATTGCTCCATCATCCATCCGGCTTGAAGGCAATTCTACTTTAATCACATTGTTCATCATTGGAGTCGCAACCATAAAAATAATAAGCAATGTTAAAGCAACGTCGACAAGAGGTGTCATAGACAGTTCTTGCATGACATGGCCTCTGTTTTTCACTCTGCGTGAACGATTTCTTCTCATCTACTGCCCCTTATGTTTTAGATAGATTCATCTGATTTATGCTGCACAGTCGGTGACTGCTTCGTAGTCATAGACATACGAACCATGACCGTAACTTTATCGCTCAAACTTACCAAACTATGTTCCAAGCTTCTTATTTTAAGAGCAATGTACTGAGCAAAAACAAGTGCCGGAATAGCAACCACAAGACCTGCGATAGTGGTAATTAAAGCTTCTGAGATACCAGGAGCAACAGCAACGATATCTGCTGATTGTTTTTCACTGATACGAACAAATGCGTGAATAAGTCCCCATACGGTACCAAAAAGTCCGAGCAGCGTTGCAACTGATGCGCTTATGGTTAGTACCGGAGTGTACGCTTCTTCAAGGTACAGCACATCGTCGATAATGCTATCTGCTTGAAACTGAAACAATTCAATAGAATTTGTTTCTTGTGCATTTTTTGCATGTGAAAGTAATTGTACAAGTACATAACCAGGTAATGTTTTTTTGTTTTCACTTGCGACTTGTAAAACTTCTTGCAACGTTGTGCATTTTCTCATTTCATACAGCACATCGCGACATTGTTTTTGTTTGATTCGTAATAAAATTAATTTGTATACAGCAATCGCCCAACAAACTACAGACATAAAAAAAAGAGTGAGCATGACCATTTTGGTCATAAAATCACTCTGAACTATAAGTCCCCAAACAGCATTATTTCCCATCATTTCACTCATGAAAATTTCCTTAATTTTTTTATGTACGATAAACTCATGCTTTGTAGTGTAGCACAAAATAAAATGATTTTTTTACATAATTTTTCTGGAAAAATCCAATTTTGACAATGAACTTATTTCAACAAAACTTTTTGCAGTAATTTTTGTTTGTCAGAAATAGATTCATTCAATTGGAGCTCATAGGCTTTTTTTACTAAGTCGCCCAATTCTTTACCTTGAGCAAACTCTAAAAGATCTTTGCCCATGATTAAGGGTGCTTCAGATTTATATAAAACTTTTGCAGATTTTGCTTTCTGTAAAAACGCTTCAATCACATCGAGTGGATAATAACATGAAGCCATGGTGCCCAGTGTTTCCATGGTGAAATATGGCTCAATCCAATGAGCCAGCCATTTGTAGTTGGTTAAATCTTGCGCAGAAGCAAGAAGCGGTACATAGCGAACATACCAACTCATCATGCCAGCACGATGAACCAAATCTGAAGAACCGATATAAGTTTTTAAAAACGTTGTGATTTGCAACAATTGCGCGGGAGAAATTTTTTGATCACTGTGCACACTGCGTAGTTCATCTTTTTGCAAATTGTGTGCAATTATACCCCACAAAGCAAATAATTTTTGGTCATCTGAGTAATTGTAGCCTTGAGCTAGACAATCAACGATATCATAAAAGTTTGGTTGGAATTCAACATTAACAAAAATATCTTTAAGCCGGTCAATTTCTGCAAGCCAGCGCAGTCCAATAGATGGTCGATATGCTTTTAAGAAAAGCTTTGAAAATTCTTTTTCAATGCGCTCGCAGGAAAGAGTTGAAATATCCATGGTGCGACAAACTTGGCTTAATGTTTCATCCACTTTCATGTTAAAACGAGCTGATAGTTGCATCACTCGAAATAATCGTAGTGGATCTTGTACGAAAAACGTTACATCTGGCGACCTTAAAGTTTTATTTTGTAAATCGCTATATCCATCAAATGGATCGATTAATTCATACGAATAAAGATCAATGCCCATTGCATTAATGGTTAAGTCCCTGCGACGGAAAGCTCGCGGAAAACTCATGTTAGGATCCAACTCTACCGTTGGTTTACGACCATAACTATCGACTCGTGGTATAGACCAATCTGCATCAAGTCCGTGCAAACGTAAAACACCAAAAGATTTTCCTATAAAACTTACTTTTCCAAATTTTTGTAAGATGTCTTGAAGCTGCTCAAACGTAAGATGATACACTTCAAAATCAAGATCTGATCCGAAACAACCAAGAAAACAGTCGCGAACCGCGCCTCCCACCAGAAGGACTCGACCCCCCTGCTGATAAATTTCTTCGAAAATGTTTTTTACTCCAGAATTATTCTGTATAATCTTTGCGATGCATGTCTGAATGCGGTCTTGACCATGAGTCATATTTTTTCCACCATCAAGGATGAGGTTCTATGAAAAATTTTTATCAAAAAGTTACAAGTCTCTTACTGTTATCATTTACTATACCGATAGAAACAAAAATTTCTATACCAAAGCTTCCATCACGCGTTTCTTCTTTTTTTAGCAGAAACAAAGAAGAAATCATTCACAAAGAATTTAATCATATCAAAAAGTTAGAACTTTTGTGCGAACATGGCGATATTTCAATCAAAACTTGGAAGCAATCATGTGTTTTAGTTGAGCTTAGAAAACAAGGATCTGATTTATTTCTTCAAAGTGCAACGCTACAATGCAAAGTCAAAGATAATGTCTTACAAGTTTCAACAACCATGACTGATGATTCTCTCTCTGGAACGATTGCTCTACAAATTCTTGTCCCTGAAACATTGCCAGTTAAAATTGCAACGACAGAAAAAGACATTACCATTAAAAATCTTTCTGGAGCTATAGACGCGCAAACCACTTATGGAGCTATAAATATTTTTGAGGGAACAAATACGGTTATAGCGAAAACAACTCAGGGAAATATTTTTGTGCAGCGATTAAACATGCAGCCTGATCATTCTTTAAATCTACACAGTGAGCATGGAAATATTACCGTGTCAGTGCCACAAGATTTAAATTGCGATATTCAAGCACAAAGTCTTCATGGGAAAATACTATCAGATTTATTTATCACGCTGCGTCCATCAGCAATGCTTTTAAATGATGAAACATTTAAAGATTTAAAACATAACGTTCATGGGATCATTGGACAACTAAGACAAAATCAAGAAATTGCAACAATGCTGCTTAGCTCAGAATTTGGAGTTGTAAAAATTACGACATACGACTCAAAGAAAAAAATAAAATAACTATGTATTGTCCATAAATATTTTTCTAGTCGTCGTTCGTCCCGAGTGTTTTGCGTTAGCAAAATGTATCGAGGGATAAAAATTATTTAAATCAGCTTCCCTCGATACAATTTCTTCGAAATCACTCGGGACGAACGACGGGTAATTTATATTTGTAGGTAAAATGAACGACGAAAAAATAATGCTTTGATATCGCATCAAAAAGCTTGTACAGTTAACACAACTCTTACAAAGCTTTCATATCCCCACAACCATAAGGAAAACTTGTGAATAAAAAATTATATCAAGCACTTTTAACGCTTGCCTTTTTCGGGTTTGCAACGATCAAACCAATCACCATAGGAACACACGAAACTACACAGTCAGTTCATCAAAAACAAATCGACATGATCATGACACTCGGCGAAAATGAAGCGATTTTAAAACAGACTCTATCTGTTTCTTTAGACACCCCTAACGCTCATATCGGTACCGTATCGTACTCACAGACTCCTACTAAAAAATATCTCCCAGAATTTTTAGCGACTAAAGAAGTTTTTGAAGGAAGTGTAACGTTATCAATTCCTGTTACTACCTCGCTCGATACTCCGGTAAAAACAAATGTTCACACGAGCTTTTTACTTCTGCCA includes these proteins:
- a CDS encoding biopolymer transporter ExbD; protein product: MRRNRSRRVKNRGHVMQELSMTPLVDVALTLLIIFMVATPMMNNVIKVELPSSRMDDGAIQSHSQQDLTVYIDKQRKIYLNGQPYSLDGILKELKVLVKKDKEEIVFVKADQSVPYGAVIDLVDTIKVSGGVKYVALATKRAF
- a CDS encoding MotA/TolQ/ExbB proton channel family protein; translated protein: MSEMMGNNAVWGLIVQSDFMTKMVMLTLFFMSVVCWAIAVYKLILLRIKQKQCRDVLYEMRKCTTLQEVLQVASENKKTLPGYVLVQLLSHAKNAQETNSIELFQFQADSIIDDVLYLEEAYTPVLTISASVATLLGLFGTVWGLIHAFVRISEKQSADIVAVAPGISEALITTIAGLVVAIPALVFAQYIALKIRSLEHSLVSLSDKVTVMVRMSMTTKQSPTVQHKSDESI
- a CDS encoding DUF4097 family beta strand repeat-containing protein, producing MKNFYQKVTSLLLLSFTIPIETKISIPKLPSRVSSFFSRNKEEIIHKEFNHIKKLELLCEHGDISIKTWKQSCVLVELRKQGSDLFLQSATLQCKVKDNVLQVSTTMTDDSLSGTIALQILVPETLPVKIATTEKDITIKNLSGAIDAQTTYGAINIFEGTNTVIAKTTQGNIFVQRLNMQPDHSLNLHSEHGNITVSVPQDLNCDIQAQSLHGKILSDLFITLRPSAMLLNDETFKDLKHNVHGIIGQLRQNQEIATMLLSSEFGVVKITTYDSKKKIK